In one Bactrocera tryoni isolate S06 chromosome 5, CSIRO_BtryS06_freeze2, whole genome shotgun sequence genomic region, the following are encoded:
- the LOC120779128 gene encoding endocuticle structural glycoprotein SgAbd-4 yields MFRYIPFAALLAVACAAPVDEQMMVTEPIMEQRAMDNMGAVVVPEMEMEPRVPVIGIMDAALQQSTDGAYNFHYRGEDGSFRQESAVVINKGTEYQYLKISGSYSYFDANGKEVVVHYSADDRGFVPEGNNIMPQISSAAKMNSQLPRVVEKPRPQEQLSQVPHVSQVPHVSQVPVMGSVWNGQIMQV; encoded by the exons ATGTTCCGATAT ATCCCTTTTGCAGCACTGCTCGCCGTTGCGTGTGCCGCACCCGTCGACGAGCAGATGATGGTTACCGAGCCCATTATGGAGCAGCGCGCAATGGACAATATGGGAGCGGTTGTTGTGCCAGAGATGGAAATGGAGCCACGTGTACCCGTTATCGGCATCATGGATGCGGCACTGCAGCAATCCACCGACGGCGCCTATAATTTCCATTATCGCGGCGAGGATGGCTCGTTCCGACAGGAGAGCGCTGTAGTTATCAACAAAGGCACCGAATATCAGTATCTAAAGATCAGTGGCAGCTATTCGTACTTCGACGCCAACGGCAAGGAGGTGGTGGTGCATTATAGTGCCGACGATCGCGGCTTCGTGCCCGAGGGCAATAACATAATGCCGCAGATTTCGTCGGCGGCGAAGATGAACAGCCAACTGCCGCGTGTGGTGGAGAAGCCGAGACCACAAGAGCAGC TTTCACAAGTTCCGCATGTTTCACAAGTTCCACATGTTTCGCAGGTACCAGTTATGGGCAGCGTTTGGAATGGTCAAATTATGCAGGTGTAA